A window of Gammaproteobacteria bacterium genomic DNA:
TTCGAGCGGATGCTGATCGATACCGCCGTCGCGCCGGATGCGGCCGAGGTGCGTTGGATCGCTCCCGGGCTTCGGCCGGGCGAGCGACGGCGCGTCGTGACCGGAATTCCGGGCAAGACCGGGATCGTCTACACGCTGGACCGGGAGACGGGGGAATTTCTCTGGGCGCGCCCGACGATCCGGCAGAACGTCGTGGCCGACATCGACGGCGCAACCGGCGACGTGTCGATCAACCCCGACACGCTTTTCACGGCCGCGAATCAGGAGCGCTTCGTGTGCCCCACGCCGAACGGCGGCAAGAATTGGCCGGCCGGCACCTACAGCCCTCGCACCGGCGCCATGTACTTCACGCTTGCGAACACGTGCATGACGGCGAGATCGATTGCGGATGAAGCGACGCCGGAATTGGTCTACGCCGTCGAGAGCGATACCGAGATCGCGCCGGGCACGACTCGGCTCGGCACGCTTCGCGCGCTTTCGGCGGAAACCGGCGCGGAGCTGTGGCGTTACGACCAGCGCGCCGCAATGACCGGCCTGCTGTCGACGGCCGGTGACCTGATATTCGGCGGCGACTTGGCCGGCATCTTCCGCGCTTTCGACGCGGCGACGGGTGAAGTGCTGTGGGAGACGGACCTCGGCGCGCCGGTCTCGGGCCACCCGATCACGTTCGCCGTGGACGGACGACAATTCGTCTCGATCAGCACGGGGCGCTCGAACCTGACGGGCGCGCTCGCCCGTTACACGCCGGACGCCGTTGCCGAGAGCGCCGACAGCAAGCTCTTCGTGTTCGCGCTTCCGTGACCGGATCGGGCGACCGGCGCCTTGCGATCAGGCGAGCTGCGCGCGATACCCGCGCAGCTGGCGCGCGAAGTCCTCGAGCGCCGCGATGCCGCTCGATTCCGCGTCGGCGCACCACGCCTGGAGGCGGGCCAGAAGCTCCTGCTGCCCCTTGGCCTGCTGCGTCCAAAGCGCCTTCAGCCGCAGCTTGAAGTCGTAGATCGTCCTGAGCCGCGTGTTCGTCCGCAGCACCTCCTCCAAGTGACGGTGACGCTGCGCGTCGAGCGACGCTTCCTCGCGCAGGATCGACGAGCGGATCGCGCGCAGCCGCCGGCGCGCCTCGCCGGTGAGCGCCCGCGACTCGGCCCGCAGGACCGGGCAGACGACGCGGCTGCCGTAGAGCTTCAGCACATGGAAGCGATTCGCGACGACCGCGCGGAGCATGTCCATGTCGACGACCTGACGTCCGCTGACGAACTCCGTTTTCGGCGCCTTGCGGCGGACCGCGGCGAGACCGAGGGCCTCGAGCGTGCGGATGTAGAGCCAGCCGATGTCGAATTCCCACCACTTGTTCGACAGACGCGCCGAGGAGCCGTAGGCATGATGGTTGTTGTGCAGCTCCTCGCCGCCGATCAGGATGCCGATCGGGATGATGTTTCGCGACGCGTCCTGCGTCTCGAAATTACGGTAACCCCAATAATGCCCGACGCCGTTGATCACGCCGGCGGCCCAGAACGGAATCCAGACCATCTGCACCGCGAAAATCCACAGGCCGGCGAGCCCGAACATCAGCACGTCGACGGCGAGCATCGTGCCGATGCCGAGAAAACGGTGCTTCGAGTAGATGTGGCGCTCGACCCAGTCGTCCGGCGTCCCCGCGCCGAAGGCGTCGAGCGTCTCCTGCTTACAGGCCTCCATGCGATAGAGCCACGCTCCGGCGAAGAGGACACGCCAAATGCCCTTGCGCTGGGGGCTGTGAGGATCGTCGTCGCTTTCGCAGCGCGCATGATGCTTGCGATGCACGGCCACCCATTGCCGGGTCACCATGCCGGTCGTAAGCCAGAGCCAGAACCGAAAGAAATGGCTGACCCCGGGATGAAGCGTCAGCGCCCGATGCGCCTGGTGGCGATGCAGGTAAATCGTGACGCTCGCGATCGTCACGTGAGTGAGCGCCAAAGCCGCAGCGACGTAGCCCCACACGGGAAGCGGTAACAAACCCTCGAAGAACATTCAGACCTCTTGGATTTTCAATCGACAGGAGCGCTTTTCTCGCGGCGCGTGGTCGTCCCGCGTTCCCGTCCGAGCTCGCGCACCTTAGAGAGTAACAGAACGGCGCTCGAAGGCAGGGCTTTTTTCCGCACGATTTCGAAAAACGAAGCCGCCGGCCTCGCGGTGGCCGGAACGGGACCCGCTGCCGCTCGACCGGCAGAGGCGTCTTCGATAATGTAACCTCCTCGCCTGCATCGAAGATTTGACATGGAGCCATGCATTCACGAAGAACCGCTCGAACCGCTGCCTTCCTCGCCTGCCTCGCCGCCGTGGCCTTCCCGGCCGCCGCTCAAGAGGGTTTCCCGCTCGACGGCACGTGGCGAGGCGAATGGGGGCCGCCCGGGGAGGGGCACCGCGTCGTCATAGTGATGGACTGGGACGGAGAGCGCATCAACGGAATGATCAATCCGGGGCCCGAATCGATCGAGTTCCGCCGCGCGGAGCTCGAGCCGAGCACCTGGACGGTGCGGATCGAAGCGGTGAATCACGAGGATCAGGAGATCCTGATCGAGGGCACCCTGCAGGACATCGGCTCCTACAACCGGTACATCGTCGGCACGTGGACCCAGGACGGTGCCGAGAACCCCTTCAAGATCACGCGCGAATAGCGCCGCGCGAGGCTGCGTGAAGATGACGCACGACGACAACGTCCGCCGAGCGGCCGGACTGGACACCGCCGCGATCAGCGACGCGCTCGACAAGCTCGGCATCGCGGGGCAGTGCCTCGGCATCAAGCCACGGGATCACTCGTTCCGGATGACGGGCCGGGCCTACACGGTTCTGTATCGTCCGGTCGACTCGTCGGAGCCCGGCACCGTAGGCGACTACATCGACGACCTCGAGCCCGGCACGGTCGTCGTCCTCGATAACGGCGGGCGCGAGGACGCGACGGTCTGGGGCGACATCCTGACCGGGCTCGCGCTTCGCAAAGGGCTCGCCGGCACCGTTATCGACGGCGCGAACCGCGACACGCACCTGTGCCTCGAATTCGGCTATCCGATCTTCAGCCGCAGCTACTCGATGCGCACCGGCAAGGATCGCGTGCAGGTCGACGCGGAGCAGGTGCCCGTCACGATCGGGCAGGCGCGGGTCCAGCCGGGCGACATCTTGCGGGGCGACGCGGACGGCGTCGTCGTGATCCCGAGATCGCGGGAGAACGAGGTGCTCGATATCGCCGAGGCGATCGACGCGGCCGAGGCGCGCATCCGCGAGCTTCTCGCGAGCGGCAAGCGGCTCGACGAAGCGCGCAAGCTCCTCGGCTATCACCGTCTGCAAACTCGGAGCGCGAAATGAGCGAGCCCGGCGCCGCCTCCCAGGTGCTCGTCGCGCGTCTCTCCGCCCTCGACAGCTGTGCGGTGTCCGACGCGCTCGACGCGCTCGGCCTGCCGCCGGCGGTCACCGGCCTCGTGCCGCTCGGCGCCCGTCGGCGCATTGCGGGGCCGGTCGTGACCGTGAAGCTCGCGCCCGGCAAGCCGCCTGGCGGCAGCACGCGACATCTCGGCACGGCCGCAATCGAGTCGGCGCGTCCCGGCGACCTGATCGTGCTCGAGCACTCGTCCGGGACCGAGTGCGCGGGCTGGGGCGGCGTCCTGTCCGCGGGCGCGCAAATCCGCGGCGTCGCCGGCGTGATCATCGACGGGCCGGCGCGGGACATCGACGAAGCGCGCGCGCTCCAGTTTCCGCTCTATGCACGCGGCGCCTGCGCCCGGACCGCCCGCGGACGGGTGCACGAGGCCGACTTCGGTTGCGCCGTTCGCATCGGCGGAGTGGCGGTCGAGCCCGGCGACTACGCGGTCGCGGATTCGAGCGGCGTCGCATTCGTCCCGGCTGCCCGCATCGAGGAAGTGCTCGCGCGCGCGGAGCGCATCGCCGAGCGGGAGCGCTTGATGCTGCGCGCGCTGCGCAACGGCGAGCCGATCACGCAAGTGGTCGGGCGCGATTACGAGACGATGCTCGACGAGCCGTGAGGGAGAAGGATTACCTCCAGGCGATGAAGCCCTGGGCGGTTCCGCTGCCGGCCTCCGTGCGGTAGCACGGCACGTAGTCGATCAGCTCCCCGCTGAGCCCCGTCTGAAACAGGCAACCGGAGGCGGAAATCCAGTTCAGCAGCTCCGACGTGCCGTCCTTCATCAGCAGCGGATCGACGCCGCGGACGAACGCTTCGTCGCGGCGCTGAATCGCGTCGATCAGCTCGTGATCGAACTCTTCGTTGATCACGAAGTGCGACATGCCGCCGGATCCGACCACCGCGGCGCGGACGTCGCGATCCCATTCCGAGATCACGCGATGCAAGAGGCGCCCGAGCTCGAAGCACCGCCACGGGCGCGGCTGGTTCGGCGGAAAGAACGTATTCGTGATGATCGGCAGCGTCGGGACCGCGCGGTCGCGCATCACGCGGCGCAGGATGTAGGCGAACGCGTGCGGCGTGCCGGCATGATGATGATCGGGCGCGTGCTCCGGCCACTCGTTCGACGCGGCGAAGTCCCAGCCCTCGTCTATCCCGCGCTCGAGGAGCCGCCGTGCGAGGTCCGGTAGGCCTTGGTAGTCCACGCGCTGCTCCGGACGGTTCGCCCATTCCGATTCGCGGATGCCCGGCGGCAGCTTCGCCGAGCGCTGCTCGGGAATCGGCCCGTTCCAGAACGTGTCGCCGTAGTACACGGTGAAAGCGGGCTGCAGCGACGGCAGCATGAGCTCGCGCTGATCGTTGCCGAAGATCACGCAGACGTCGGGGTCGACTTCCGCCCAGATCTCCGCGGTGCGTGTGATCGCCGCTTGGCAGGCGGCGTGGTGACGGGTGCGGGCCTCGAGCGTGGCCTGCTCGCCCAAACGCTCCGGCGCTCGCAGCTCCACGAGCTCGTCGAACGTGTA
This region includes:
- a CDS encoding RraA family protein, which codes for MTHDDNVRRAAGLDTAAISDALDKLGIAGQCLGIKPRDHSFRMTGRAYTVLYRPVDSSEPGTVGDYIDDLEPGTVVVLDNGGREDATVWGDILTGLALRKGLAGTVIDGANRDTHLCLEFGYPIFSRSYSMRTGKDRVQVDAEQVPVTIGQARVQPGDILRGDADGVVVIPRSRENEVLDIAEAIDAAEARIRELLASGKRLDEARKLLGYHRLQTRSAK
- a CDS encoding fatty acid desaturase; this encodes MFFEGLLPLPVWGYVAAALALTHVTIASVTIYLHRHQAHRALTLHPGVSHFFRFWLWLTTGMVTRQWVAVHRKHHARCESDDDPHSPQRKGIWRVLFAGAWLYRMEACKQETLDAFGAGTPDDWVERHIYSKHRFLGIGTMLAVDVLMFGLAGLWIFAVQMVWIPFWAAGVINGVGHYWGYRNFETQDASRNIIPIGILIGGEELHNNHHAYGSSARLSNKWWEFDIGWLYIRTLEALGLAAVRRKAPKTEFVSGRQVVDMDMLRAVVANRFHVLKLYGSRVVCPVLRAESRALTGEARRRLRAIRSSILREEASLDAQRHRHLEEVLRTNTRLRTIYDFKLRLKALWTQQAKGQQELLARLQAWCADAESSGIAALEDFARQLRGYRAQLA
- a CDS encoding protocatechuate 3,4-dioxygenase, with translation MAEIVLGLWTTHGPQLNTTPEEWMLRIPADRARSHWFKGRQYTFDELVELRAPERLGEQATLEARTRHHAACQAAITRTAEIWAEVDPDVCVIFGNDQRELMLPSLQPAFTVYYGDTFWNGPIPEQRSAKLPPGIRESEWANRPEQRVDYQGLPDLARRLLERGIDEGWDFAASNEWPEHAPDHHHAGTPHAFAYILRRVMRDRAVPTLPIITNTFFPPNQPRPWRCFELGRLLHRVISEWDRDVRAAVVGSGGMSHFVINEEFDHELIDAIQRRDEAFVRGVDPLLMKDGTSELLNWISASGCLFQTGLSGELIDYVPCYRTEAGSGTAQGFIAWR
- a CDS encoding RraA family protein; this encodes MSEPGAASQVLVARLSALDSCAVSDALDALGLPPAVTGLVPLGARRRIAGPVVTVKLAPGKPPGGSTRHLGTAAIESARPGDLIVLEHSSGTECAGWGGVLSAGAQIRGVAGVIIDGPARDIDEARALQFPLYARGACARTARGRVHEADFGCAVRIGGVAVEPGDYAVADSSGVAFVPAARIEEVLARAERIAERERLMLRALRNGEPITQVVGRDYETMLDEP